In the genome of Silurus meridionalis isolate SWU-2019-XX chromosome 17, ASM1480568v1, whole genome shotgun sequence, the window ccagagttctcacaagttCAAGGAAATATCACCACCAAtatctccactgcttctctttctctacccatcccgaggcatcctgaggtttggccagctccagtcacctcccacctcatgaagattatggacctttgaagaagtagatgccgaactcgcaaacatcccgaaccatctagagacgtaccagtgccaattggattccactacatgtgtggagttttgacattggacctcctggagtgtttaaaggctctggcatggagaagctggtgctggatctgtgatgatctcaaatgttgagctattttatgagttgctcagtagctcctagttttataaccataaagactgtagaagactgtagaaagaatattacatataatattatactccagtgctcatgttagttctcactctccagtgttctgtattgttgaaagctgctttgagacagtgtctgttgtgaaaagcgcgtatagaaataaacttgacttgatttaacAGAGTGAAAATTTAACAAGGagacttgaactaggagacacaaacctgttctaggataacaatacccctgtgcataaagccagctccatgaagatatgctttacatgaatTGGAGttgaggatctcctgctatagcgctTTAAACTCGTACCTGTAATGACTAACTGGCTGAATCtcgcacaaatctccaaaaaaacatttttcttcaaTAAAATCTAGTGtgcattttcccagaagagtggaggtttttctaagagcaaatgaggactacttgtggaatgggatgtttaaaaaagcactACATCTTATCCttaggtgtccaaaaacttttttgtccacatagtgtctCTACTTTGAAaagaaattgaaaagaaaaaaaaaaaacaaagcttacAAAAAAGAGAATCCTGCTGCAATCCTTTTCATGTGcgttacataataaaaatcccCCAGAAACAactttgtttagtctctgcctcacacTTTGAGTGCATCGACATCATCAACAATAGTCACCCCCTTAAGTCACCCCCAATCCATCTCATTTTCACACTTCTGACATCACGTGGATGCTACATGTGTGTTAGAGTCAGAACTGGATGTTTTCACCAACAGGCCAAAATTTACTGCCTCTGTCCCCCGTCACTGTGGTGTCTACTAACCCTAAActaccacatacacacacccacaatgTAGAATGTTTGCACtcacaaggaatttgttttggtgacagaagcttccagtagcacattttaaaaaaagttaaatagaaacaattaaatatataaaatataaatttgtataaAGAAAGATAAATTGAGTATTAATGCAcaaaaaagtacagatttaaATTAGTAATATGGAGTATTGCACATATTCTTATTTGCAACACTACACAATGTGAAGAAACGTTTCTTGTGCCTGGCTATTCTGGTGCTCTGTAGCGTCGGCTAGATGGCAAAAGTTCAAAAAAGCCTGTGGCTTGGATGTGAGGGATCAAAAGTGGTTTACTGAGCCTTTTTTTCTCACTCTAGATGTGTACAACAAAGACTACATTCTACCTGTGCCtattctgcacacacacacacacacacacactgcacacttttGTTTCTCGCATTTTTGCATCATAACTTTGCAAATGTGTCATTTATATATTCTATCTTTTTCCTTATTGTCCCAGAGGCTCCTGTATGCTAAAACACCTCGTTTCAAAAAGTCTAGAAGTGTATTACGAAACTAGAAAATGCCGGTCTGCTCACGACTTCTTTCTGTATCAGTAAAAGATcagctatttatttttacaacctAATTACGAGGAACTTGATCAGATTTGTGTaagggacgtgtgtgtgtgtgtgtgtgtgtgaggaactgCACTTTGCTCTTTAAagacacacatatgcacatttCCTGCTAGCTGACTGAAATCAGAGTCACTGAAGAACACAGAGGCATCATGTCGTATCTCAGGAGCGTCCTTATTAGCTTAGTGCTGCTCGTCTCGATCTGTCAGGCGAAAACTGGTAAGAAAACtcgtctttccttttttcttttcttttcttttctttaactgATACAATATCCGAGTGCATAAATATAATCCACATGGCTTCTGATCAATCAGATTATGCTTCGAAATTCTAGTATTTGTCAAACAGCCGGATATTCGTTACTATTCTGAATAAAGATGTTCGTGAACCCATGCAGGAGGTCTGAGGGCCAGCACCAGCTCTCAGGGGAAAGGCTTGCTCTCCAATGCCATGGTGGGATTGTCAGCGGTGGCCGGCTTTCTCTTCATTGttttcatcatcctcatcatcaaaAGGCTCTTTTTCAAGAAAGACAAGTGAGTATACAGGAAAGTCGGATCTTAGCGGTTCTGGATTCATGTCACAGCCACATctgctgcattgtgtgtgtgtgggtttttttttttttgtgagaccAAATACTATTAGATTTgttttcaattcagttttaaaaGATCAAGGATATAATTTAGAGGGTCAGTATAGGGCCATGAGTTTATCGCTAACGAGTGAACAAGTGGAAACCGTAGCAGGGAAAATCTCCCTGACATGGTATtagtaagaaaccttgagaggaaccagactcaaaaaaatCCTCATTCGtgtgacaccgaatgtccattcattgcagttccatcattgtcAAGGTGATCAACTCTGCACTGGTGGAGACTCGAGTGTAAAATTGTCCATGGTGATTGTTgccactgtagcagactgtttatacaAATGACcacagtttttatatataaagtatatatcaATATATCCACAGTAGGCTTTAGGCTGGTTATGTAAAACCATCTGTAGCTGCACAAAAGGGTTTTCAATTAAAGAAAACTCCATTCAGAAGTAAAAGTACTGCtactttaatgtaattttatgtGAGGACAACTAAAGTTATtgaaaatctactcaagtaaaagtaaaagtaaaagtaaaaataaaaagtaaaaagtaaaaagtaaaaagtaaaaataaaaagtaaaagtaaaaagtaaaaagtcaaaggtaaaagtaaaagtaaaagtaaaagtaaaaagtaaaaagtaaaaagtaaacgtaaaaagtaaaagtaaaaagtaaaaatcaaaggtaaaagtaaaaagtaaaaggtaaaagtaaaagtaaaaagtaaaaagtaaaagtaaaagtaaaagtaaaagtaaaagtaaaagtaaaagtaaaagtaaaagtaaaaagtaaaaggtaaaagtaaaagtaaaaagtaaaagtaaaaattataagtaaaaagtaaaagtaaaaagtagcttatTGAATATTTACTCAGAAACAATTTACCaagttactttttgaacatGGTGGGTTTTCTACTGAAGTTCAAAAAGGGGATAAAAATCACAAACtagtttttaattgaaggaattCCTCCAGTCCTTAATTGAGTCTAAAGTGAATTCTGCATTTTCGCAGCAACAGTAAAAAAACCTCGTTATAACGTCCTTTATGCTAATGAGAGAAATCACAActgcagattcagaattcagacagcGAGCGCACGCATTGAACAACTTTCCATTCCACGCCATTCGGTTTTTCTACATCAGCGGCGTCTGTCTTGtccgtctccatctttctttcttgtgagtttagCGTGTTTGCTCTTCAACCAATCAGTGCTGTAGTTTTCTGGAAGCAATTTCTTCcccttaaattatatttatttcgttttttttctcagtaacGGATATGATTTCAAATGTAGCTACGTGCAACACTTCAAAAACgtacaaaagtaaaattacagatttgaaGAACACAAAAagctacttaattacagtaacgccagtaaatgtaattctttactttccacctctggctATTAGATGTTTTGTTATTATACTGGTCACCAGGAGCACAAACTGAaggttttacataaaaaaaaagaataaaaccaaaatgacTTCAGTCAAAAATCTGTGGAGAAGattgctcttataatatcctccactcttctgatgtagatgatgtgaggaggcctggggagcaCTCAGTGTGGAAAAtccatcccaaaagtgttcaatagggtttgaggtctacgcaggagatcttccactccaacccattgaaagcagatcttcatggagctggttttgtgcacaggagcattgtcatgctggggcAGGTTTGGGTCAATGCTAGCAATGCTAGACGTttagaattgtgtgcctccaagtttgtggtaactgttCGAGGAACAAGTCAGGAGTCACAATATTTTGTccacagaatgttttttttttggatttcgAACAAACATCGTATTACCGTGATCGATAAAACAAAGCTGGTCTGCAGCTCATGATGCTTTTATGGCCTTTTAGGAGATACAGCGTTatctctgcacatgttcaaacacCATCCCAAGGTCTCGCACAGGTGCCTGATTCATGTCCATTACACCCTGACACACGTGTCTAACGCTCAGGCCAAAGCGCACCGATTAACACAATGATTAACCAGACAATAACAGGAAATGTCTGATCGGTATTTATCCTTTATACCTGTCTGACATCGAGtggcatgttttcttttttcagcagGGACGACGAGGAGTCCGAGCCTGAGGTCTGTGCAGCCTTTGAAAACAAGGCTTTCGAGGTGGAGACAGTAGAACTCACTAAAACAACTAACATGTAATTTCAGGagaaaacacacccacacacccacacacacacacacacacacacacaaacacacacacacacacacacatcattacacCGCCTAGCTGATGTCCAATGTGGACTTTGTTCAAAAGCTGTAAAGCACAATATTATCGCTGAACAATTAATTGATTACTGTTCTGACCCTAAATGACCTTAAATAACCCCCTAATGGACATTTTTTGTATGACCCCAAGCTTTGACCACCTTCATTTTGTTATTCTGGATTTATCATTTATGAAGTACCATAGCAATTTTTTATGTCAGAAAGACGTTGCCAAATATCCATGCCTacgtaatgatgatgatgatgatgatgataatgatgataatgatgatgatgatgccacATTTTCTACAAAAATCTGCATAGTTTCATGTCcaaaaagctacataaagttGTGACACACTTGATTTGATCTCGCCCAGAAAACAAGTTGATGATGAAAGACAAATCCAGCATCTAACTGTTATTACTCTATCAGCCACAAGGTGGAACCAAACTCAATTTATggatttcctttttctttctttcttttttctttctttttacaaaaaaaaaaaatctgtttgaaTCCATTCTTCAAAAACTTCTCACCTGTTTGATAATAAATACAAGTTGAAAAATACCCATACACTGTGAAAcagtattaaatttttttttgcctattttTCACGCATAAATAATTCAGATCATCAAGCAAATTTTAACGTTACACATATAAATAACTCAAGTAAATGcactaaaaacaaaatgcacttttttaaatggtgattttatttataaaagggAATAACCTGCCTGGTCCTACGTGAAAAAGTAATTGCATCATACActgtggtggtagtgtgatggtctggggctgctttTTTAACGATGTTGTGTAAGTGAAAACCTTTATCTACagatcctgtgcacaaaaatattcagacacctgacttttccagctatatgttttttcccttaaattgttatagcatcttcccagaagagtggaggttattatcaGGCATCCACAAAgtttgtatattgtatgtatatatgcatatgGTGTAGTGTTGAGAACAGATTGTGgtgtatttaaatgcaaaactatcacacacacacagcaggtggTCAGTAATAAGGTTCAGccattttgtaattattttctaaCCCCAGCCCAGGATTCCTGTGTTGTTGTGTTTCGTAGCGACATGGCCATAATCAGGCTCGGAGGGAAGCGAGTCGGTGGGGAGTTCGCAGTCCTTTGTTGAGACATCTGGAGCTTATTAGTGCGCTGTGTTTTTACAAGGCTTTCCCATCACTTTCTATAAATTAGGATATTAAATTCATAAAACACAGCAAGTGAGCACACAGCAGAGGAAAAAGTATTTAGAGGGAATGAGAAAGAGGCAGAAAAAATATTGCTTCGAAGCTTCTAAAGCATGAAAAGTCTAAATAGGGGTAATGAAACCAGAAATAAATTACACTGTCTGtacatttcaggtttttttttctcatcctcCAAGCACTTAgtataatattgtatttatcaGTGTGTATAAAATGAAGAAAGTCACTTAACGTATGCTGATAAGGTTCTTGTGAGAGATTTGTTACCCCCAGCGAAGCCTTATCCAGTATTTAACTAGGAATAAATACCTATAATAAAACTCGTAATGAAATGTAACTGCCcagcggttgcagggagaagaggtggagaaggtggaggaattcaggt includes:
- the smim24 gene encoding small integral membrane protein 24 isoform X2, translating into MSYLRSVLISLVLLVSICQAKTGGLRASTSSQGKGLLSNAMVGLSAVAGFLFIVFIILIIKRLFFKKDKDDEESEPEVCAAFENKAFEVETVELTKTTNM
- the smim24 gene encoding small integral membrane protein 24 isoform X1, with product MSYLRSVLISLVLLVSICQAKTGGLRASTSSQGKGLLSNAMVGLSAVAGFLFIVFIILIIKRLFFKKDNRDDEESEPEVCAAFENKAFEVETVELTKTTNM